One window of the Pirellulales bacterium genome contains the following:
- a CDS encoding alpha/beta hydrolase codes for MVRNHLWVGGVAALILGSFSIATTLWANEGTEIDYRPDVTYATVAGEELKLDLVRPKELDHAVPAIVVIHGGGWLAGKRQDMTSVAKEVAAHGYVAATISYRLAPKHRFPAQIEDSKCAVRYLRAHADELNVDPTRIGAYGVSAGAHLAMMLGALDPADAMEGDGGNLEQPSKVQAVVSFVGPVNLAGENYTPTQVQILSAFLGGDPKEKQAECRSASPITYLNKGDAPVLCFFGTKDPLVSYDQALQIATALTNSGVPGRVEMILGAGHGWGGKERIRTDHATMAFFDEHLKK; via the coding sequence ATGGTTCGAAATCACTTATGGGTCGGTGGAGTTGCCGCGCTTATTCTGGGGTCCTTCAGCATAGCCACGACGCTGTGGGCGAACGAAGGGACGGAAATTGATTACAGGCCCGACGTCACGTACGCGACAGTCGCGGGCGAGGAACTGAAGCTCGATCTGGTGCGCCCCAAGGAGCTAGATCACGCCGTTCCGGCGATCGTCGTTATTCACGGCGGCGGCTGGTTGGCCGGCAAGCGCCAGGACATGACTTCCGTCGCCAAGGAGGTGGCCGCACATGGTTATGTCGCGGCAACGATTAGCTATCGCCTGGCCCCCAAACACCGGTTTCCGGCGCAAATCGAAGACTCGAAATGCGCCGTGCGCTATCTGCGCGCACACGCTGATGAATTGAATGTCGATCCCACGAGAATTGGTGCCTATGGTGTGTCGGCGGGCGCGCACCTGGCGATGATGCTCGGTGCGCTTGACCCGGCCGACGCGATGGAAGGTGACGGCGGGAATCTCGAACAGCCGAGCAAAGTGCAAGCCGTGGTCAGCTTCGTCGGTCCGGTCAATCTGGCCGGAGAGAACTATACCCCGACGCAGGTGCAGATTCTCTCGGCTTTCCTGGGAGGCGATCCGAAGGAAAAGCAGGCTGAATGCCGCTCGGCTTCGCCCATCACGTACCTTAACAAGGGCGACGCGCCGGTCCTGTGCTTCTTTGGCACCAAGGACCCACTTGTCTCGTACGACCAGGCGCTGCAAATCGCCACTGCGCTGACGAACTCAGGAGTGCCAGGACGAGTTGAGATGATCCTGGGCGCAGGACACGGCTGGGGAGGCAAGGAACGAATTCGCACAGACCATGCTACGATGGCGTTCTTCGACGAACATTTGAAGAAGTAG
- a CDS encoding sialidase family protein — translation MAPLPDERLIAVLGRTGPKGHEAIARYSSDGGHTWSEPETLTTLPQDMGNWGLHNVLADHDGELHLFYQTDAKTAGKGLYEMRFDIYHVGSADGRKSWKAPVLVRKGYNGSLLSVIELKSGRIILPICYLTPRVWNNRGQGFDAFTDMGRFSSGIVYSDDGGDTWQQSPIEFKVPSPYIGADGMIEPIALELKDGRVWLLLRTQLGRFFESFSKDGAAWTKPTPTGIFSSDSPPSLTRLKDGRVVMLWNNCQRFSYAQGGRHVLHAAISEDDCRTWRGYREVARNPFVDEPPPPNGDHGVSYTLPVLTKDGEIITPLAVGGTAGMWQMRFNPQWLYESSRTSDFSSGAEGWNSFGTKGVEVVEHPDKPAARALQLRKPEADWPSAVVWNFPNGMNGRLGIRLKLIPGFVGARVGLTDHFSVPFDPEDKYYTLFNLDLGSEGKLGNAEITPGRWHTLELKWNCAKQECQVFVDSRLVETLPMQRRTAGVNYLRLRSTAEEVDMAGLLIESVDASLSE, via the coding sequence ATGGCGCCCTTGCCGGACGAGCGGCTGATCGCGGTCTTGGGCCGTACCGGGCCCAAAGGCCACGAGGCAATCGCGCGATACTCGTCGGATGGCGGTCATACGTGGAGCGAACCGGAAACGCTCACCACGCTTCCCCAGGACATGGGCAACTGGGGACTGCACAACGTGCTCGCGGACCATGACGGTGAACTACACCTCTTCTATCAAACCGATGCCAAGACGGCCGGGAAGGGGCTCTATGAAATGCGGTTCGACATCTACCACGTCGGCTCCGCGGACGGACGAAAATCGTGGAAAGCGCCGGTGCTCGTACGCAAAGGGTACAACGGATCGCTGCTTTCGGTGATCGAATTGAAGAGCGGCCGGATTATTCTGCCGATCTGCTATTTGACGCCGCGTGTGTGGAACAATCGCGGCCAGGGATTCGACGCCTTTACGGACATGGGCCGGTTCAGTTCCGGAATCGTCTACTCGGACGACGGCGGTGATACCTGGCAGCAGTCGCCGATCGAGTTCAAGGTGCCTTCACCGTACATCGGTGCGGATGGCATGATCGAGCCGATCGCCCTGGAGCTCAAGGATGGGCGCGTGTGGCTTCTGCTACGGACGCAGCTTGGCCGGTTCTTCGAGTCCTTCTCCAAGGACGGCGCCGCTTGGACGAAGCCAACTCCGACAGGAATCTTCTCCTCGGATTCGCCGCCCAGCCTTACCCGGCTGAAAGACGGTCGCGTCGTCATGCTCTGGAATAACTGCCAGCGGTTCAGCTACGCCCAGGGCGGGCGCCACGTGCTGCACGCCGCGATCTCTGAGGATGATTGTCGCACCTGGCGCGGCTATCGGGAGGTAGCGCGCAATCCTTTCGTGGATGAGCCGCCACCCCCAAACGGCGACCACGGGGTCTCCTACACGCTGCCGGTTTTGACCAAGGACGGAGAAATCATCACTCCGCTTGCGGTCGGAGGAACGGCGGGCATGTGGCAGATGCGATTCAATCCCCAATGGCTTTATGAATCGAGCCGCACGTCGGATTTCTCATCGGGAGCCGAAGGTTGGAACAGCTTCGGTACCAAGGGCGTCGAGGTCGTAGAACATCCGGATAAGCCCGCAGCGCGAGCGCTCCAGTTGCGCAAGCCGGAAGCGGACTGGCCTTCGGCAGTGGTCTGGAACTTTCCTAACGGCATGAATGGCCGGCTCGGAATCCGCTTGAAGCTGATTCCTGGCTTCGTGGGCGCTCGCGTTGGACTCACGGACCATTTCTCAGTTCCCTTCGACCCGGAAGACAAGTATTACACTCTCTTCAATCTCGACCTCGGATCGGAAGGCAAGCTCGGAAACGCCGAAATTACGCCAGGCCGATGGCACACGCTCGAACTCAAATGGAACTGTGCGAAACAGGAGTGCCAGGTCTTCGTCGACAGCCGTCTCGTCGAGACGCTTCCGATGCAGCGCCGCACTGCGGGAGTTAACTACCTGCGTCTTCGTTCGACGGCGGAAGAGGTCGATATGGCAGGCTTGTTGATCGAGAGCGTCGACGCATCCCTATCCGAGTGA